The following proteins come from a genomic window of Pasteuria penetrans:
- the speE gene encoding polyamine aminopropyltransferase, translating to MIPVNFVEEKVDRMANKGLWYKEFHNGDFGSVYKMEKIWEEKQTPYQKLEVIQTTGFGKAMLLDNVWMFSEFDEFVYHEMLTHVPMFTHPQPRRVLVVGGGDGGTVGQVLRHPTVEEVVLVEIDEEVIHSARRHFPSLAKPLSDDRCTLQIGDGFAYVRDHKDSFDVILIDSTDDFCEDGFSSPLFTREFYGAVHQALRADGVMAAQTDSPWLGGKILARVLGDVRSLFSIGKIYLASIPFYPAGLWTFTIGSKRIDPSSMNHIDRFSGWKTRYYTPRIHEAAFVLPPFLEQKIHRGEELCKL from the coding sequence GTGATCCCCGTTAATTTTGTTGAAGAGAAGGTGGATAGAATGGCGAACAAGGGTTTATGGTATAAGGAGTTTCATAATGGAGATTTTGGGTCCGTCTATAAAATGGAAAAAATATGGGAAGAAAAACAAACGCCCTATCAGAAGCTAGAGGTGATCCAAACTACGGGTTTTGGCAAGGCTATGCTTCTGGATAACGTGTGGATGTTTTCGGAATTTGACGAATTTGTTTATCACGAAATGTTGACGCATGTTCCCATGTTTACCCATCCCCAGCCGCGTCGTGTTCTTGTGGTAGGTGGTGGTGATGGGGGTACAGTCGGACAAGTCCTCCGTCATCCCACGGTAGAGGAGGTAGTTCTGGTGGAGATTGACGAGGAGGTAATTCATAGTGCACGGCGTCATTTTCCCTCGTTGGCCAAGCCCTTGTCTGATGACCGTTGCACATTGCAAATTGGTGATGGGTTTGCCTATGTGCGTGATCATAAGGATTCCTTTGATGTGATCCTTATCGATTCCACGGATGATTTTTGTGAGGATGGATTCAGTTCACCCCTCTTTACACGTGAATTTTATGGGGCCGTACACCAAGCACTGCGCGCTGATGGCGTAATGGCGGCCCAGACGGATTCCCCTTGGCTTGGGGGCAAGATCTTGGCACGCGTTTTAGGGGATGTTCGTTCCTTATTTTCCATTGGGAAGATTTATCTGGCATCTATTCCTTTCTATCCCGCGGGATTGTGGACCTTTACTATTGGATCGAAACGAATAGATCCCTCCAGTATGAATCATATAGACCGTTTTTCTGGTTGGAAAACCCGATACTACACACCGAGGATTCATGAAGCCGCCTTTGTCTTACCCCCCTTCCTTGAGCAAAAAATCCATAGGGGAGAGGAATTGTGCAAGTTGTGA
- a CDS encoding TlpA family protein disulfide reductase: MSSGQGNKGVTNQSPHGGVGAGALIAIGILLAISMVFIWKNWKTSIVMLAHPNCKGTRGVQPGQCAPNFVLPILKDGQEGDRVSLSTYMGKPTVLYFFHTPCGVCLNHLPVVKELQARYQDRINFLYMDGFHMEGGMGELQDFLNRPHPATGQPLSLSPVFLGDENVFSDYRVLGTPMVYFIGKSGHVIHVSRGADLDMETRLKKMLADLPSGG, translated from the coding sequence GTGAGTAGTGGACAGGGAAATAAAGGGGTTACGAACCAGTCTCCCCACGGGGGTGTAGGGGCTGGGGCCTTGATTGCTATAGGAATTCTCCTTGCTATTAGCATGGTTTTTATATGGAAAAATTGGAAAACAAGTATTGTTATGCTTGCCCATCCCAATTGCAAAGGGACAAGGGGTGTGCAGCCCGGGCAGTGTGCGCCCAATTTCGTCCTCCCGATTTTGAAGGATGGTCAGGAGGGTGATAGGGTTAGTTTGTCAACCTATATGGGGAAACCCACAGTTCTCTATTTTTTTCATACCCCCTGCGGAGTATGCCTCAATCATTTACCTGTTGTGAAGGAATTGCAGGCCCGTTATCAGGATCGGATCAACTTTCTGTACATGGATGGTTTTCATATGGAAGGGGGTATGGGGGAACTACAAGATTTTCTCAACCGTCCTCATCCCGCAACGGGACAGCCCCTCTCCCTTTCCCCCGTGTTTTTAGGGGACGAGAATGTTTTTTCTGATTATCGTGTTTTAGGTACACCGATGGTATATTTTATAGGAAAATCAGGTCATGTAATTCATGTTTCTAGGGGTGCGGATCTGGATATGGAAACGCGTCTGAAGAAAATGCTTGCCGATCTTCCCTCTGGTGGTTAG
- a CDS encoding redoxin domain-containing protein — protein MFPNGLSHTQKIMLRRGVLLVLATIATVVIIRGVNSDTDRLAFTSEGAPDFTLPLLHGNESYRLRESLSVPGRRGAVLTFFTTSCEGCERVLSVLQKFRGEYQSQGIDMLLINVGEGRYAVEQKMGDSVFPIALDIHKTVFNHYRLAFVPVTLILDPEGRIRSKKWGVISLPELKGQLRSLGMIKDTP, from the coding sequence TTGTTCCCGAATGGGTTGTCCCATACCCAGAAAATAATGCTACGCAGGGGTGTTCTGTTAGTACTTGCCACCATAGCAACTGTGGTTATCATTCGGGGTGTCAATTCGGATACTGATAGACTTGCTTTTACCAGTGAGGGAGCTCCAGATTTCACTCTACCCTTATTGCATGGAAATGAGAGTTATCGGCTGCGGGAGTCCCTTAGTGTCCCTGGTCGGAGGGGGGCTGTACTTACTTTCTTCACCACTTCGTGTGAAGGCTGTGAAAGGGTACTTTCCGTCCTGCAAAAGTTTCGCGGGGAATATCAGTCACAGGGGATTGACATGTTGCTGATCAATGTAGGTGAGGGGCGCTACGCGGTGGAGCAAAAAATGGGGGACAGTGTGTTTCCTATCGCCCTGGACATCCACAAAACGGTTTTCAACCACTATCGCTTAGCTTTTGTGCCTGTTACCCTGATTCTTGATCCAGAGGGGAGAATTCGCTCCAAAAAATGGGGGGTGATTTCTCTGCCCGAGCTAAAGGGACAGCTGAGGTCTTTGGGAATGATAAAAGATACCCCATAA
- a CDS encoding zinc-dependent metalloprotease family protein: MGNKLKKIVKYSLLISTLSMMSFSAYPSFAAETGDSPSSPGGGDLLSILKMMVQLFTKSSGNHPSDKSSVGDQSNQSGKESNHQNTIAVAVYAAPSFRKSQNWKEEAKQLVNYASDKLLKKTGLRFEVVSYDDTMPEIGVSANDASTPNRFKSKAPAPAGGRHVDFKVYFTKSNGVEGYSDIKKHSLGGSPRYSAVSVNGNEKANRDITAHELGHACGLEHTDGGLMRANRSGSGKEAFTSQLHHVKNNLTGKK; this comes from the coding sequence GTGGGCAATAAACTTAAAAAAATAGTAAAATACTCTCTTTTAATTTCAACCCTATCCATGATGAGTTTTTCTGCTTACCCATCATTCGCTGCAGAAACGGGGGACAGTCCATCGTCACCTGGAGGTGGGGATCTTCTTTCTATATTGAAAATGATGGTTCAATTATTCACTAAATCATCTGGCAATCACCCATCGGATAAGTCATCCGTTGGGGACCAATCAAATCAATCTGGAAAGGAATCGAACCATCAAAATACTATCGCCGTTGCCGTATATGCTGCCCCTTCCTTCCGTAAATCCCAGAACTGGAAAGAGGAAGCTAAGCAATTAGTGAACTATGCTAGTGACAAACTTTTAAAGAAAACGGGGCTTAGATTTGAGGTTGTTAGCTATGATGACACCATGCCAGAAATTGGGGTGAGTGCGAATGATGCTAGTACCCCCAATAGATTTAAGTCTAAGGCTCCCGCACCCGCCGGTGGACGTCATGTAGATTTTAAGGTTTATTTTACAAAATCAAATGGTGTAGAAGGGTATTCCGATATTAAAAAGCATAGCCTAGGGGGAAGTCCGAGATACTCTGCTGTTTCTGTAAACGGAAATGAAAAGGCAAATCGTGATATCACGGCACATGAACTGGGTCATGCATGTGGCCTCGAGCACACCGACGGTGGTTTGATGAGGGCTAATCGGAGTGGATCAGGTAAGGAAGCATTTACATCTCAGTTACATCATGTTAAAAATAATTTGACTGGTAAGAAATAG
- the argS gene encoding arginine--tRNA ligase — MGGAEISLWQGYKISIIFALQKAIAQAGFPAQEKLVVETPRDRDHGDLATTVALQLARSMKTAPHALAEQIVRHLQLPTEWGEVSIAGPGFINITLTHQARAAVVKEILLEEDTYGHSNQGQGRRILLEYGSANPTGFLHLGHGRGVAVGDTLARIFTALGFEVYREYLVNDVGNQLKMLALSVDHHYQRSCGRVSQFPEGGYQGAEVEDIARKVWRQEGDRLLSLPTAERLSLLGERSLEFFLMKSKQDLSCYRVVFDRFFHESALHTGGEVEETLQALREAEVIREREGAVWLASSMFGDTKDRVLVKQDGNTSYLLPDIAYHREKFRRNFDFLINVWGSDHHGYHLRLYAGLSSLSLPTNVLEIVWTQMVRLLRGKEPVKLSKRRGNTFTLAEVIDEIGVDAARFFFLWRSPNVMVDVDLDLARSQTQDNPVYYIQYAHARICSLHREAKERGWTDISDFQEDVLQHPMEKELLSILLLFPEEVADAGRLRAPQRIATYLQQLAGMLHRYYGSCRVLDEGRAIAKARLALYEAVGQVIRNGLYLLGITAPEKM, encoded by the coding sequence ATGGGAGGAGCAGAGATCTCCCTCTGGCAGGGTTATAAAATCAGTATAATATTTGCATTGCAGAAGGCCATTGCACAGGCAGGGTTCCCTGCTCAGGAGAAGTTGGTGGTGGAAACTCCCCGGGATCGTGATCACGGAGATTTGGCGACCACGGTAGCCTTGCAGTTGGCTCGTTCTATGAAAACAGCCCCGCATGCATTAGCGGAACAAATTGTTCGTCATTTGCAACTGCCTACAGAGTGGGGGGAGGTTTCTATCGCCGGGCCAGGTTTTATCAATATTACTTTGACGCATCAGGCCCGTGCAGCGGTTGTAAAGGAAATTCTTTTGGAGGAGGATACCTATGGGCATTCGAATCAAGGACAGGGAAGGAGGATATTACTAGAATATGGAAGCGCTAATCCCACGGGTTTTTTGCACTTAGGTCATGGACGCGGTGTGGCCGTTGGGGATACGTTGGCACGTATTTTTACAGCGCTAGGGTTTGAAGTATACCGGGAGTACTTAGTCAATGATGTGGGGAATCAATTGAAAATGCTGGCCCTCTCTGTGGACCACCATTATCAACGTTCCTGTGGACGGGTATCCCAATTTCCGGAGGGTGGTTACCAGGGCGCTGAGGTAGAAGATATTGCCCGGAAGGTGTGGAGGCAAGAGGGTGATCGTTTGTTATCCTTACCTACCGCGGAGAGATTGTCCCTGCTAGGAGAACGTAGCCTCGAATTCTTTTTGATGAAGAGTAAACAAGATTTGTCGTGTTATCGGGTTGTGTTTGATCGTTTTTTTCACGAAAGCGCGTTGCATACAGGGGGTGAAGTAGAGGAAACTTTACAGGCCTTGCGTGAAGCAGAGGTGATAAGGGAGAGGGAGGGGGCTGTGTGGCTTGCTTCCTCGATGTTCGGTGATACTAAGGATCGGGTGTTGGTGAAGCAGGATGGGAATACTTCCTATTTGTTACCTGATATAGCTTATCACCGCGAAAAATTCCGGCGCAATTTTGATTTTCTCATCAATGTTTGGGGTAGTGACCATCATGGCTACCATCTCCGATTGTATGCTGGTTTGTCCTCCCTCTCACTCCCCACAAATGTGCTGGAGATTGTCTGGACGCAAATGGTGCGGTTGTTGAGGGGTAAGGAACCGGTCAAGCTTTCGAAACGAAGGGGTAACACTTTTACCCTGGCAGAGGTGATCGATGAGATTGGTGTGGACGCTGCGCGTTTTTTTTTCCTATGGAGGAGCCCCAACGTCATGGTGGATGTAGATCTCGATCTGGCACGCTCGCAAACACAGGATAACCCTGTTTATTACATCCAGTATGCACATGCAAGGATATGCAGTCTACATAGGGAGGCGAAGGAAAGGGGCTGGACGGATATTTCGGATTTCCAAGAAGATGTTTTGCAGCATCCAATGGAAAAGGAATTGCTCTCCATCCTGCTCCTATTCCCAGAGGAAGTGGCGGATGCGGGTCGTTTACGGGCCCCGCAGAGGATTGCTACCTATTTGCAACAGCTGGCAGGTATGTTGCACCGCTATTATGGATCATGTCGCGTACTGGATGAGGGGAGGGCAATAGCCAAAGCCAGGCTGGCCCTATATGAGGCAGTGGGTCAAGTGATACGCAACGGTTTATACCTTTTGGGGATCACTGCCCCTGAGAAAATGTAA
- the speB gene encoding agmatinase, whose amino-acid sequence MQVVKRTPWFPGGIVLVGMPMDTTVTYRPGARWGPTGIRSSIGALEHYSPYLKKTMVASMYKDAGDLRLPLGNTVRSLALIRDFFRNLSTEGSWPIALGGEHLVTLPIVEAMLETYPDLVVLQLDAHADLCDSYMGEALSHATVMRRVVERLGSGRRLYQFGIRSWTEEEEAYAQRERVHQYPLLDTNSMGVSMEACLADLADLPPHTPLYVTLDVDVLDPAYAPGTGTPEPGGLSTLQLLSFLHRLSYSAHRIVGVDLVEVAPDLDPTGQTGVLGAKLLREVVLGFPPERR is encoded by the coding sequence GTGCAAGTTGTGAAACGTACCCCATGGTTCCCAGGTGGAATCGTTTTGGTTGGGATGCCTATGGATACGACGGTCACTTATCGTCCGGGCGCGCGTTGGGGACCGACGGGGATTCGTAGTAGCATAGGGGCCCTGGAACATTACAGTCCTTATCTGAAGAAAACCATGGTAGCATCTATGTACAAGGACGCGGGTGATCTTAGGCTTCCCCTGGGAAATACAGTGCGCAGCTTGGCCCTGATTCGTGATTTTTTCCGTAACCTGTCCACTGAAGGGAGTTGGCCCATTGCATTGGGGGGTGAGCATCTGGTGACCCTCCCTATTGTGGAAGCGATGTTAGAAACATATCCTGATTTAGTCGTATTGCAATTGGACGCCCATGCGGATCTATGTGACTCCTACATGGGTGAAGCTCTCTCCCATGCCACGGTAATGCGGCGTGTGGTAGAACGTTTGGGATCGGGACGACGCTTGTACCAGTTTGGAATTCGATCCTGGACGGAAGAGGAGGAGGCGTATGCCCAACGAGAAAGGGTTCATCAGTATCCCCTTTTGGATACGAATTCTATGGGAGTATCTATGGAGGCTTGTCTAGCTGACCTAGCTGACCTCCCTCCCCATACCCCACTGTACGTTACGCTGGATGTGGATGTACTGGATCCTGCCTATGCACCTGGAACGGGTACACCGGAGCCCGGGGGATTGTCAACCCTCCAGTTGTTGTCCTTTCTACACCGGTTATCCTATAGTGCGCATAGGATTGTAGGTGTTGATTTGGTGGAGGTGGCCCCTGATTTAGATCCAACGGGTCAGACGGGTGTTTTAGGTGCCAAGTTGTTGCGTGAAGTTGTTTTGGGGTTTCCCCCGGAAAGGCGGTAG